The following DNA comes from Salvelinus namaycush isolate Seneca chromosome 39, SaNama_1.0, whole genome shotgun sequence.
ttgagggtgcTAGAGGATAACTTTCTTGTTTAATGAAACTTGTTTTTACTTCCATGCTATTACAATGAATTGACATTATGATAAAATAATTAGACACATTGGACCTGGAACTAAAACCTTATGGTTTCAAATACCACCTTTAAATCCAACGTCCTTTCACTCATGCCTCCCATTCCTTTAACACTTGTACAGATTTAGGAAGAACTAAGGATCATCCCATCCTCGTCATCCTAATGGAGAGGCCTATGAAGAACTAAGGATCATCCCATCCTCGTCATCCCAATGGAGAGGCCTAGGAAGAACTAAGGATCATCCCATCCTCGTCATCCCAATGGAGAGGCCTAGGAAGAACTAAGGATCATCCCATCCTCGTCATCCCAATGGAGAGGCCTAGGAAGAACTAAGGATCATCGCATCCTCGTCATCCCAATGGAGAGGCCTAGGAAGAACTAAGGATCATCCCATCCTCGTCATCCTAATGGAGAGGCCTATGAAGAACTAAGGATCATCCCATCCTCGTCATCCCAATGGAGAGGCCTAGGAAGAACTAAGGATCATCCCATCCTCGTCATCCCAATGGAGAGGCCTAGGAAGAACTAAGGATCATCCCATCCTCGTCATCCCAATGGAGAGGCCTAGGAAGAACTAAGGATCATCCCATCCTCGTCATCCCAATGGAGAGGCCTAGGAAGAACTAAGGCGAGAGAACTAAAGTAGCTCATCTTTCTTGGCAGTGGAGAGGAGACTTTTTGGAGGGAAGAGTCTTTGAATACAGTTGTAGAGACTCCCTAGACTGGAATGCAGTTGTAGAGACTCCCTAGACTGGAATGCAGTTGTAGAGACTCCCTAGACTGGAATGCAGTTGTAGAGACTCCCTAGACTGGAATACAGTTGTAGAGACTCCCTAGACTGGAATACAGTTGTAGAGACTCCCTAGACTGGAATACAGTTGTAGAGACTCCCTAGACTGGAATACAGTTGTAGAGACTCCCTAGACTGGAATACAGTTGTAGAGACTCCCTAGACTGGAATACAGTTGTAGAGACTCCCCAGACTGGAATACAGTTGTAGAGACTCCCTAGACTGGAATACAGTTGTAGAGACTCCCTAGACTGGAATACAGTTGTAGAGACTCCCTAGACTGGAATACTTACATTTTAGTATTTTATTCATCATCTGACATACTTCTTGGCTGTGTCTGGATGCTGGAGTCCAGGGAGACCATGTATTTTATACAGAACCTTCATAGGTGTGTCTGGATGCTGGAGTCCAGGGAGACCATGTATTTTATACAGAACCTTCATAGGTGTGTCTGGATGCTGGAGTCCAGGGAGACCATGTATTTTATACAGAACCTTCATAGGTGTGTCTGGATGCTGGAGTCCAGGGAAACCATGTATTTTATACAGAACCTTCATAGGTGTGTCTGGATGCTGGAGTCCAGGGAGACCATGTATTTTATACAGAACCTTCCTAGGTGTGTCTGGATCAGGATTATGGGTTGGTGTCCATCCTACCTGTCCTGTACAAACACCCAATGGGAGTTTCTCACAGTCTAACCTCACAGGTCCAACTAGGTGATGATCCCTTAATAATCCATGTTGGTCAGAGTACACAACACCATGCCTACTGAAAACTTGCACGTTCAGTTTACATCCAGGTGTAATTAGCAGGTCTAAATAGACTTCTTCTGTCCATGTTGTACTATACAAGGGTTAGTGCTTAATTACTGGTTATGGTATCATGCAAGTATTTTATTCAACGTCTGACAGAAGTGCAGTACAATAAAGCTGCCACTAaatgctgatcttaggtcagtttttATACCTAATGAGAGATAGTTGGTTAATATGcccctatctcctctcctcctcttcaactcttctctcctctcctcctcctcattccaTTTGTGTGTTCTCAGCATTGTACTGTAGTGTAAAACTCATCCATCACATTACAGTGGCATCTCTAGTTTCATCTACACACCTTGGATAGGAACATACTGTgcatccaaatggcaccctattccctgcaaAGTGTATTATTtttgacaaaagtagtgcactacatagggggaGGGCTAGTCAAAAGTATCGCTGTACAGATGCTGTATCCTAATTCGATcctcctgttgttgcaggaatcatcctgcacagcaggaaatgcaaacttcaAGGATGGTAATTTCCCCTttaaaatttcagacttgattttcccttatgaaaaatgtatcaacacctacagaaatgtccattaattataatccacccAATAATTCACTTTTCCTGTTGCGCAGGATTCTTTTCCTGATGTAGCAAACGGGCTcacattaagatcctacatctgtatctaGGGAATATGGTGGCATTAGAGACCATAGTCTGTCTTGATCATCTAACTCCCATGAATGTTATATGAATCTCTGTATGTGATAAGAGGGGTGCTATCTGCCGTACCACAAGAGTAGAGTCAACTCACAGTCGATTAACTAAGCTTGAACACTTGTTGATAAGGTAGAATAATTTAATAAACAAACTTAACAAGGGTGGCTTTTAATCCTTAGACTACTAGTCATTTCTATATGTGAATGTACCATTAGGGAGGGTGAGTAGAGTGATGGTTCACCATAGAGGAGTGTGTAGCTTTCAGCCATATACAGATCTTTATCCTTGAAGTGCAGTTGATCCAAGGTCGTCCCTCACACTGTGTGGCTTAATCAGTGTGAAGCAGAACGTATGGAGACAGTGTCTGTATGTCAGGCCCATGGCCATACATCAGACCCAGTTCTCCTCGCCCTCTCACCTCAGGCGGATGAATGAAGACAAGGAACTGTGGTTATGTCTGATGATGTGGTGTaggaaggaggagggagtgtACCAGTGTGTGGCACACACATGCAGATAAATACTGGAGGATGAATAACAGtatgtgagaaagagagggagagagaggatatgggggaggggagagagggagagagataagggagagagggagagaaagggcgagagagagggagcaagggagagggaatgagggagagaaagggcgagagggcgagagagagagcgagagcgagggagagagagagagagagagcaagagagcgagggagagagtgagggagagggaacgagggagatatacacagagagagatactcagCCTGTTCTCTATCTGTTGTGCACTCACCCACTCCGTCACCACCCACTTACACCATTCACAATCCTCAACCATTTTAGGATCTCTGCAGTGCTGCTATGGGGTCTAACAGAATCAAAAACAGCATTCCTGTCCCTCCACTCTTCCATAACTCTACAAACACCAGCCCCAGACACACAGTCTATGTGTATCCAGTACAATGCCTTCAGCACAGCTAGGATTGAAATGATTGGGTATAAGGCCTTTAAAAACGCTGTATTAATGTAAACCGGATGATTGAATCAAATGAAGTGTTACCACTTGTTGACTATACAGTATTGTCTGTCCTTTACCATGTTTCTAGTCACTAAGACTTTAATGCCTTTGTAGCCCAGGCTACAATGGCCTCAGAGTAGGGCAATTACAATCAGAGTTTCTGGTTTAGGAATGTGTGGGAGAGTGTGTCTGGTCTGGTGGTGGTGCATCATAAAGACTGTATAAGCATAGCTGGACAACTCCTACAGCTCTGGTATAGAAACATTACATTACTTGAACTGACCTGAACAACTTGAAAAAGACACGGCTAACTATTTTGTCTGAAGATTACATAGTCATTCTGAATTACACATACATGCATCAGTACAGACGTTGGTTGATATGAAATTGATACAACTTTCAACTGAACAATGGGAACAGTGAAACATTTGCTACTTTGGGTACAGAGAGTGATGACCAGCAGGTTTAGCCAGTTCAAGGCTGGATTGGTCACGAGTTGAGGCCTCTGAGAATGTTGTGTCCTGTGTAATCTGGGTTGTCGTCAGGCATCCGGCTGGCTGGGCTGTCCCCCACAGCCACAGCGACAGAGGACACCCAAACAGTCTCTCCGACTGCTCAGAAAAATGGCctaccttctttctctctccttcttcctcctcttcctagGACTCACACAGGCCCACCCTCTCCAGCTTGATGAGAAGGATGAGATGGTCTTCACAGAAGACCCAGATGATCTGGTGGACATCACCACCAGGATCCTGGAGACCAACAATGGCACCACAGAGACGCTGATGGAAGGAGACGTCatggtccccaggaccaggaccgCCATCAGGTGCTTGTGGTCCAACGAATGCCTCTGGGAGAGGAAGAAGTCAGAGAACCTCGTCACGGTTCCTTACACGCTCAGCTCAGATTTTGACTCTCATTCCCAGGGGAAGATCAAGTACGCCATGAACACCTTCCACACCAAGACCTGCGTGCGCTTCGTCCAACGTAGCAACCAGAGGGACTACCTTAGCATCGAAAGCAGATCCGGCTGTTCTTCATGGGTTGGCAAAACCGGAGGGAAGCAGCTCGTATCCCTGGAAAAAAGAGGGTGTGTTTACCACGGTACCATCCAGCACGAGCTGCTCCACGCTCTGGGTTTCTACCACGAACAGAACAGGAGTGACCGCGACAAGTACATCAGGATCAACTGGGAGTATGTTGAACGCGGGGAGGAGCCCAACTTTGACAAAGAGGACACCGACAACCTGGACATTCCTTATGACTACTCCTCCGTCATGCATTATAATAGATGGTCCTTCAGCACTGTGTATAGAAAGGAGACGATCACTCCTATTCCTGATGCCACTGTGTCCATCGGACAGAGCTTGGAGATGTCTGCGATCGACGTTCAGAGGGTTAACAAGCTCTACAGGTGTTAAAGGGAGGGAAAGGTTGGAGCTGAATCTGATGTCTGAATCTAATGTCTGAATCTGATGTCGGACGGTCAATGTTAAAATGatctggcattgtgttgtttggaGGCCACGTGGGGTTAACTCATTTTGTCATGTTCATTACTTGATAGTAATGGAAATAATAAATCTCACAGAGCACATAAGTCCTCTCTTTCTTTTGTCAAGTAATTTCAGTCAATTGTCCACACTACATaatttagggttatggttagggttagggttgagccaggggaTGAACATGAAcctagagttaaggttagggttatggttagggttatggttagggttatggttagggttaaggttgagccAGGGGATGAACATGAAcctagagttaaggttagggttatggttaaggttaaggttagggttatggttatggttgaGCCAGGGGATGAACATGAAcctagagttaaggttagggttatggttaaggttatggttagggttaaggttagggttaaggttagggttatggttaaggttagggttgagccaggggaTGAACATGAACCTAGAGTTAAGGTTAGTTGAACAGTTGTTGATAGTTAGTTTGAACATCTATAAATCATCTGACGGGGACTATCCAGATAAAGTGGGATTCTACTGGTTCACTCCCACTGACCATGCACTTGCAGagtctccctccatccttcttgtTCTAGACACACTTATCTTCCAGCCCCTGgtccgacagacagacacacacattctctctctgaaTGCTTTATGAAACCATATCTTTTGCCATAGTGGAAGCATGGCCTGCGTCTCAAATCGCTCCCTATTCACatacatagtgccctacttttgaccagggtccatgccctatggtccctggtcaaaagtagtacaccaaatagggaatagggtgccatgtgggccATGTGGGATGCAAGCCATGGACAACATCCTATCTGTTCATTGTCATATGTTAATGCGGATGAGGATGAGCCACATGTTGAATTACATGTAGAAAGATCTAGCTATCTTTGGATCTCTGGTACTAGGAGGAATGCATGTCCATGTGAAAGTGCTCTTAAAATGGAACTGGGCATCTTCTTGAGTCTAGTGGAATGAGTGCATTTGGCAAGAGTACAAAGGCAGAGGAATACAGTAGATGACATATTGTGGAAGATTTCTTAAAAAGCATATGGATTCTTTCCCTTTGCCATTAGGTCTATCTTTTCCATCTAATAGCACTGGTTCTGTTATGAAGACTCACCTCATGCGTTTTAAAGTATAGAAGTGACTCAAAGCCTAAAGAAAATGTTAAATGGAAGCAAGGAGGTTGATTTCGCTCCTATCTTCCTTTACATCTGCAGAGCTATCATGGAGTTCTGGAACACTCCTAAATCAATGACTATAATGGAACACTCCTAAATCAATATGACTATAATGGAGCTATGGAACACTCCTAAATCAATATGACTATAATGGAACACTCCTAAATCAATATGACTATAATGGAACACTCCTAAATCAATATGACTATAATGGAACACTCCTAAATCAATATGACTATAATGGAGCTATGGAACACTCCTAAATCAATATGACTATCATGGAGCTATGGAACACTCCTAAATCAATATGACTATCATGGAGCTATGGAACACTCCTAAATCAATATGACTATAATGGAGCTATGGAACACTCCTAAATCAATATGACTATAATGGAGCTATGGAACACTCCTAAATCAATATGACTATAATGGAGCTATGGAACACTCCTAAATAAATATGACTATAATGGAACACTCCTAAATCAATATGACTATAATGGAGCTATGGAACACTCCTAAATCAATATGACTACAATGGAGTTCTGGAACACTCCTAAATCAATATGACTATAATGGAGCTATGGAACACTCCTAAATCAATATGACTATAATGGAGCTATGGAACACTCCTAAATCAATATGACTATAATGGAGCTATGGAACACTCCTAAATCAATATGACTATAATGGAGCTATGGAACACTCCTAAATCAATATGACTATAATGGAGCTATGGAACACTCCTAAATCAATATGACTATAATGGAGCTATGGAACACTCCTAAATCAATATGACTATAATGGAGCTATGGAACACTCCTAAATCAATATGACTATAATGGAACACTCCTAAATCAATATGACTATAATGGAACACTCCTAAATCAATATGACTATAATGGAACACTCCTAAATCAATATGACTATAATGGAACACTCCTAAATCAATATGACTATAATGGAACACTCCTAAATCAATATGACTATAATGGAACACTCCTAAATCAATATGACTATAATGGAGCTATGGAACACTCCTAAATCAATATGACTATCATGGAGCTATGGAACACTCCTAAATCAATATGACAATCATGGAGCTATGGAACACTCCTAAATCAATATGACTATAATGGAGCTATGGAACACTCCTAAATCAATATGACTATCATGGAGCTATGGAACACTCCTAAATCAATATGACTATCATGGAGCTATGGAACACTCCTAAATCAATATGACTATAATGGAGCTATGGAACACTCCTAAATCAATATGACTATAATGGAACACTCCTAAATCAATATGACTATAATGGAGCTATGGAACACTCCTAAATCAATATGACTATAATGGAGCTATGGAACACTCCTAAATCAATATGACTATAATGGAGTTCTGGAACACTCCTAAATCAATATGACTATAATGGAGCTATGGAACACTCCTAAATCAATATGACTATAATGGAGCTATGGAACACTCCTAAATCAATATGACTATAATGGAACACTCCTAAATCAATATGACTATAATGGAGCTATGGAACACTCCTAAATCAATATGACTACAATGGAGTTCTGGAACACTCCTAAATCAATATGACTATAATGGAGCTATGGAACACTCCTAAATCAATATGACTATAATGGAGCTATGGAACACTCCTAAATCAATATGACTATAATGGAGCTATGGAACACTCCTAAATCAATATGACTATAATGGAGCTATGGAACACTCCTAAATCAATATGACTATAATGGAGTTCTGGAACACTCCTAAATCAATATGACTACAATGGAGCTATGGAACACTCCTAAATCAATATGACTATAATGAAGTTCTGGAACACTCCTAAATCAATATGACTATAATGGAGTTCTGGAACACTCCTAAATCAATATGACTATAATGGAGTTCTGGAACACTCCTAAATCAATATGACTATAATGGAACTATGGAACACTCCTAAATCAATATGACTATAATGGAGTTCTGGAACACTCCTAAATCAATATGACTATAATGGAGTTCTGGAACACTCCTAAATCAATATGACTATAATGGAGCTATGGAACACTCCTAAATCAGACTATAATGGAGTTCTGGAACACTCCTAAATCAATATGACTATAATGGAGCTATGGAACACTCCTAAATCAATATGACTATAATGGAGTTCTGGAACACTCCTAAATCAATATGACTATAATGGAGTTCTGGAACACTCCTAAATCAATATGACTATAATGGAGTTCTGGAACACTCCTAAATCAATATGACTATAATGGAACACTCCTAAATCAATATGACTATAATGGAACCCTCCTAAATCAATATGACTATAATGGAGCTATGGAACCCTCCTAAATCAATATGACTATAATGGAGCTATGGAACCCTCCTAAATCAATATGACTATAATGGAGCTATGGAACCCTCCTAAATCAATATGACTATAATGGAGCTATGGAACCCTCCTAAATCAATATGACTATAA
Coding sequences within:
- the LOC120032786 gene encoding high choriolytic enzyme 1-like, producing MAYLLSLSFFLLFLGLTQAHPLQLDEKDEMVFTEDPDDLVDITTRILETNNGTTETLMEGDVMVPRTRTAIRCLWSNECLWERKKSENLVTVPYTLSSDFDSHSQGKIKYAMNTFHTKTCVRFVQRSNQRDYLSIESRSGCSSWVGKTGGKQLVSLEKRGCVYHGTIQHELLHALGFYHEQNRSDRDKYIRINWEYVERGEEPNFDKEDTDNLDIPYDYSSVMHYNRWSFSTVYRKETITPIPDATVSIGQSLEMSAIDVQRVNKLYRC